The Halotia branconii CENA392 region TAATATTACGCCAGCGAGGATACTTTATTAGCGGAAAATTTGACCAGTTGCAGCGAGACATTCCTTATGCGGCGATCGCTTTAGCATTTGGTGACTTAATACGGCAGTTACTTACCGAAACTGAAGCGACACTACAAACTTGGCAACTAGAACTTTTAGCAGCCTTAGAGCCTAATGCTCAGGTTATTATGGATGTTATTCCTCAATTGGAGCAGATTATCGGTAAACAGCCGTCAGTCGAGCAATTAGGAGCAACCGAAGCTCAAAATCGATTTAATTTATTTTTTCAAAGATTTATTCGCGTTTTTACTAAAAAAGAACATCCTTTAGTTATCTTCTTGGACGATCTACAGTGGGCAGATTTAGCATCTTTGAAGTTAATTGAGCTATTAATAACCGATTATGACAGTGAATATTTATTAATAATAGGAGCCTATCGAAATAATGAAGTTGATGTGACTCATCCTTTGATGCAAGTCTTAGAGCATTTTGAAAAAGAAGGTGCTAGGGTCAATCATATCTCGCTGCAACCATTGAAAACCAAATACATTAACCAATTAATTGCTGATACCTTTAATTGCTCTACAGAAGAATCAAAACCTTTAACAGACATAGTAACTAAGAAAACTCAAGGAACCCCTTTTTTTTTAATTCAATTACTCCAATTTTTGTATAGGAAAAAACTTTTTTTATTTGACTATAATAAAAATCGTTGGCACTGGAATCTTGAAGAAATCGAAAAAGTAGGAATAACTGATAATGTTGTTGACCTAACTATCGACAAAATTACCGCATTAGATAAAAATACTCAAAAAATTTTACATTTAGCCGCTTGTATTGGCAATCAATTTAATTTAGAAATCCTCTCTGTCATCAATAATAAATCTCAATTGACTACAGCTAGAGAACTTCATCCAGCATTAGAGTCAGGTTTAATTTTACCCCTGAATAATGACTATAAAATACCTCTGCTTTGGAATCAAGAAGAAATATCGAGAGATACTTCAGAAATCCCTAAATATATCCCCTACAAGTTTTTGCACGACAGGGTTCAGCAAGCAGCCTATGCTTTGATTCCAAAAGATGATAAAAAAATAGTTCATTTGCAAGTAGGTTATTTCTTACTCAAAAATACTCAAGAAAATGAATTAGAAGAAAATATTTTTGATATTGTCAATCAATTGAACGAAGGAGCTGAATTAATTACTGAGCGCTCAGAAAGAGATAATTTAGCCAAATTGAATCTTAAAGCTGGGAAAAAGGCAAAAGTATCAATAGCTTATCAACCTGCTCTAAAATATTTAGAAACTTGCTTAGGATTATTAGCAGTAAATAGTTGGGAAAAACAGTATAAATTAACTTTAGAAATTTACGTAGAAACTTTAGAATTACTCTACCTAAATAATAAGTTTGAACAAATTGAGAAATTTTCAGGAATAATTATAAAAAAAGCTAATGACATTCTCGATTTAGTCGAAGTTTACAGAATAAAAGTACAGTATTATTTTGCTATATTCGACAGTCATCAAGCAATAGATAGTGCCCTGAATATTTTATCAAAACTAGGAATAGATATCTCTAATCAATCTATCAATATATATGAAAAAATTGAACTACAACAAAAATATATTGAATTATTCTTTAGAAATAAAAATAACGAAGATTTAGTAAATCTGCCTGTAATAGTGGATAAATACAAACTAGCAGCTATACAAATATTACAGCAGATGATAGCGCCTACGTTTACTACAAACTTTTCTTTATTTGTTCAAGTAATATTAACTCTACTTAATATTTGTATTAAATATGGAAATTATCCCCAAGTTGCTGTTACCTATAGTTTTTATGGGCTACTTCTGTGTGGAGTAATAAAGGATATCAATTATGGATATAAGTTTGGAGAATTGTCTATAAAGTTGCTAAGTAAATTTGATATACCTCAATCGGAATCTCTGGCTATTCATGTATACTATGGATTTATTTGGCACTGGAAAACATTTCTTAAGGAACAAATAGCACGAGATAAATTATTAAGTACTTTTCATAAAGGAATCAATAGAGGAGAGTATGAGTATTCTGGTTATGTATCTTTAGATTACTGCTTAATAAAATTTTTTGGAGGAGATGATTTAAAACAAGTTGAAAACGATCAAATAAAATATAGTAATTTTCTGAAAATAAATAAGCAACAATATTTAATTGATTATATAAAAATACTTCAAAAAGTAGTTAAAATTTTGATAGCAAAGTCTAATAATGAGGAACTTGTATTGATTGGAGATTCTCGACAAGAAGAAGAAAATAATATAAAAAAATATATTGAAACTTGTAACGAATGGCTACTATTCATTTTCTATTTAAACAAAACAATAGCTTACTATATTTTCCAAAATGTACACAAAGCTTTTGATAATACAATTGAGACAGAAAAATATATTGAAAGTCTTGGCTCGCATTTAACTGTACCACAATATAATTTCTATTCTTCTCTTTCCTTCCTAGCTTATCATCAAAATTCTTCTCTAGAGCAGCAAAAACAAATATTAGAAAAAGTAGAAAAAAATCAGCAGGATATGAAAATATGGGCTGGTAATTGCCCAGTAAATTTTCAAAATAAATACGATTTAGTAGAAGCAGAAAAAGCACGAGTATTAGGAGAAAATTGGCAAGCTCAAGAACTTTATGAAAAGGCAATTCAAGGTGCTAAGAAAGCTGAATTTATTCACGAAGAAGCCATAGCTTACGAACGCGCAGCAGAATTTTATCTGTCTCTGGGTAGAGAAGAAATAGGACGACTATATCTAAGAAATGCCCATCATTGTTATTCTTGCTGGGGTGCAAAAGCCAAAGTTGAAGCTCTAGAATCGGAGTACCCACAGTTTCTAATGGATATAAACGATCGAAAAGAAAACCAAAGCATTAAGACAACTGAATCTACTAGTAGTACAAATCCTCAAGCCCTCGATCTCGTCACAGTTACCAGAGCATCTCAAGTATTAGCTAGCGAAATTAAACTAGACCAACTGCTAGCTAAGTTAATGAAAACTGTAATTGAAAATGGCGGCGCTCAAAAAGGCTTTCTGATACTGGAAAAAGATCGTAAATGGGCGATCGCAGCCCAAAGTACAGTAGGTTCTGATGACGTTACTTTACCACGATCGCTTTCCATTGACTCTGTAGATAGCAAGAGTCAGATACCTATCCTACCAGTTGCGATCGTTAACTATGTTGTCCGTACTCAAGAAAATGTAGTTCTTAGTAATGCTACTGAAGAAGAACAGTTTATCCGCGATCCCTACATTGTCGCCACTCAGCCCAAATCGATTCTCTGTACTCCTTTGTTACATCAAGGCAAACTCAGCGGTATTTTATATTTAGAAAACAATTTAACTACAGATGCATTTACCAGCGATCGCATTGAAGTTTTAAGAATTCTTTCTGCTCAAGCTGCTATCTCCATAGAAAATGCCCGTCTCTACGGTCAATTGGAGGATTATAACCGAAATCTAGAGCTGAGAGTCGAAGAACGCACTCAAGAACTCTCACAAACCTTAGAAATTCTCAAAGCCACCCAAGCCGAACTGCTTTTTGAAAACGAGTTGCTTAGAAGTGCCGAACAACCCTCCACTTTTGACTATCAAGTGGGAGGAAGTTTACCGATGAATGCTCCCACTTACGTAGTGCGTTCAGCAGACCGTTATCTCTACAAGGCGTTGAAGCGGGGAGAGTTTTGTTATATTCTCAATCCTCGCCAGATGGGCAAGTCAAGCTTGATGGTACGCATGATACACCATCTCCAGCATGAGGGATTTAGCTGCGGGGCGATCGATTTGACCCGGATTGGTAGCGAAAACGTCACACCTGACCAATGGTACAAAGGTTTGACAGTAGAGTTATGGCGAAGTTTTGGTTTATTAAGAAAGGTTAATCTAAAAACTTGGTGGCAAGAGCAAGGAGATATTTCTCCAGTTCAAAGGTTGAGTCAATTTATTGAAGAAGTTTTGCTAGTTGAAGCTGCCCAAAAAGATAACCCTATTACTAAAAATTTGATAATTTTTATTGATGAAATTGATAATCTTTTGGGCTTGCATTTTCCAGTTAATGACTTTTTCGCTTTGATTCGCTCCTGCTATAATCAGCGCAGTATTAATCCAGAGTATCAACATTTAACCTTTGCTTTGTTTGGAGTTGCTACTCCTAGCGATTTAATTACTGACTACCAAAGAACGCCCTTTAACATCGGTCAGACTATTCAATTAGAAGGTTTTAAAGAGCATGAAGCCCAACCTTTACTTCAGGGATTAGCAGACAAAGTGAGTAATCCTCAAACAGTCCTAAAAGAAGTGTTAGGCTGGACTAGTGGTCAGCCTTTTTTAACTCAAAAGCTCTGTAAACTCATCCGCAATTCTTCATCTCCTATCCCTACCCATAAAGAAGCTGAATGGATTGAAAATTTAGTGCGAACTCAGGTGATAGAAAATTGGGAATCACAGGATGAACCAGAGCATTTTAGAACCATCCGCGATCGCCTCCTCAAAAGCAAACAATCTGTTCGGCTACTAGAACTCTACCGTCAAATTTTGCATCAAACAGAGCTTGTTGCAGTTGATAGTTCCGAGGAAAGAGAATTGCTTTTGTCGGGACTAATAGTCAAGCAACAGGGAACTTTAAGAGTACAAAATCGTATTTATGAATCTATCTTTATTTGATTTAAGAAAATTTCTTTCCAAAAGCAAAAAATCGCTGAACTTCAGGCAGAAATAGAAAAACTGAGAACTGCTCAATCTCCAGATTTAGAGAATGAACTGCCAAAACTCCAAGAACAACTGCAAAATAAATCAAAAGAAGCAGAAATTGATTTAGCTCTAATCGATTCTAATTCTCATCAACCCCGGCAAACAATTACACCAGAACTGATACAAGCAAAAGCACGATTACTAAAAAAAACATGGGCAAATTTCAGCAGTAATTCTTGTACCACAGGGAAATGGTCATTATACCTTACCTAGATGGTCAACTTCGTACTGAAGGAGCTAAATTATTGGGCTGGTCAACTATTCGTGCAGTAATAGTAGCAATGCCTAACGATTTAGATCGGCTTTGTTGCATGAATGCAGAACAATCCTGTACCATTCGCATATTAATTAAAATTAGTGCAAAGAATACAGGAGTCATATCGTTTCACTTTAAATTTGATACAAATAGGCACTAGGGAAGCAAAGAGCAGGGAACAGAGGGAAAGAATTAAAGACCAATCATCTGTTTCAAATATTTCGTGTGTATCAGGATTTTCGT contains the following coding sequences:
- a CDS encoding AAA family ATPase, whose amino-acid sequence is MDRQPDNIKADYQISRKIYESANSLVYRAILKPDNQPVILKILKENYPTPSELTRYKQEYEVTRSLNTDRVIKAYDLLRYKNSLVMFLEDFGGESLKLLMGNQRQFTLEEFLSIAIKTTEGLAAIHAANIIHKDINPSNIVFNPATEQLKIIDFGISTRLSREIQTVGNIERLEGTLAYIAPEQTGRINRGIDYRSDFYSLGITFYELLTNKLPFATTDLIELVHCHIAQQPVPLNELVATLNLPTQPIPKAVSDIVMKLLVKTPEERYQSAWGIKADLENCRDRLQSLGKIDEFCLGTQDICDRFVIPEKLYGREEEITQLLTTFERVSQGSSEIMLVSGYSGIGKSALVNEIHKLILRQRGYFISGKFDQLQRDIPYAAIALAFGDLIRQLLTETEATLQTWQLELLAALEPNAQVIMDVIPQLEQIIGKQPSVEQLGATEAQNRFNLFFQRFIRVFTKKEHPLVIFLDDLQWADLASLKLIELLITDYDSEYLLIIGAYRNNEVDVTHPLMQVLEHFEKEGARVNHISLQPLKTKYINQLIADTFNCSTEESKPLTDIVTKKTQGTPFFLIQLLQFLYRKKLFLFDYNKNRWHWNLEEIEKVGITDNVVDLTIDKITALDKNTQKILHLAACIGNQFNLEILSVINNKSQLTTARELHPALESGLILPLNNDYKIPLLWNQEEISRDTSEIPKYIPYKFLHDRVQQAAYALIPKDDKKIVHLQVGYFLLKNTQENELEENIFDIVNQLNEGAELITERSERDNLAKLNLKAGKKAKVSIAYQPALKYLETCLGLLAVNSWEKQYKLTLEIYVETLELLYLNNKFEQIEKFSGIIIKKANDILDLVEVYRIKVQYYFAIFDSHQAIDSALNILSKLGIDISNQSINIYEKIELQQKYIELFFRNKNNEDLVNLPVIVDKYKLAAIQILQQMIAPTFTTNFSLFVQVILTLLNICIKYGNYPQVAVTYSFYGLLLCGVIKDINYGYKFGELSIKLLSKFDIPQSESLAIHVYYGFIWHWKTFLKEQIARDKLLSTFHKGINRGEYEYSGYVSLDYCLIKFFGGDDLKQVENDQIKYSNFLKINKQQYLIDYIKILQKVVKILIAKSNNEELVLIGDSRQEEENNIKKYIETCNEWLLFIFYLNKTIAYYIFQNVHKAFDNTIETEKYIESLGSHLTVPQYNFYSSLSFLAYHQNSSLEQQKQILEKVEKNQQDMKIWAGNCPVNFQNKYDLVEAEKARVLGENWQAQELYEKAIQGAKKAEFIHEEAIAYERAAEFYLSLGREEIGRLYLRNAHHCYSCWGAKAKVEALESEYPQFLMDINDRKENQSIKTTESTSSTNPQALDLVTVTRASQVLASEIKLDQLLAKLMKTVIENGGAQKGFLILEKDRKWAIAAQSTVGSDDVTLPRSLSIDSVDSKSQIPILPVAIVNYVVRTQENVVLSNATEEEQFIRDPYIVATQPKSILCTPLLHQGKLSGILYLENNLTTDAFTSDRIEVLRILSAQAAISIENARLYGQLEDYNRNLELRVEERTQELSQTLEILKATQAELLFENELLRSAEQPSTFDYQVGGSLPMNAPTYVVRSADRYLYKALKRGEFCYILNPRQMGKSSLMVRMIHHLQHEGFSCGAIDLTRIGSENVTPDQWYKGLTVELWRSFGLLRKVNLKTWWQEQGDISPVQRLSQFIEEVLLVEAAQKDNPITKNLIIFIDEIDNLLGLHFPVNDFFALIRSCYNQRSINPEYQHLTFALFGVATPSDLITDYQRTPFNIGQTIQLEGFKEHEAQPLLQGLADKVSNPQTVLKEVLGWTSGQPFLTQKLCKLIRNSSSPIPTHKEAEWIENLVRTQVIENWESQDEPEHFRTIRDRLLKSKQSVRLLELYRQILHQTELVAVDSSEERELLLSGLIVKQQGTLRVQNRIYESIFI